A single genomic interval of Chroicocephalus ridibundus chromosome 23, bChrRid1.1, whole genome shotgun sequence harbors:
- the PLEKHA2 gene encoding pleckstrin homology domain-containing family A member 2: MPYLDRQNRICGFLDIEENETCGKFLRRYFILDTQANCLLWYMDNPQNLAIGAGAVGSLQLTYISKVSIATPKQKPKTPFCFVINALSQRYFLQASDQKDLQDWVEALNRASKITVPKGGSVPPAAEIAKPPVVPQAQERKPQVAYKTEIIGGVVVHTPISINQNGGDGGEGSDVAAHPLLRRSQSYIPTSAAKPPAGPPVLKSGYCVKQGNVRKSWKRRYFVLDEFSISYYKCEQDKEPLRSILLRDVCKTHECLVKSGDLLMRDNLFEIITSSRTFYIQADSPEDMRSWIRAITGAVQALKTRPREISFMRSSSVVKPGGSAAPSQPRHGEERRALCKAPSTSSWQPWTPVPPAEGKQPAPEESPAPLRDSLFLPAFAERDAGAAPGKRLRHKSEPQHLKEKPFAFDLDDESIRTSDV, translated from the exons ATGCCGTACTTGGATCGACAGAACCGTATCTGCGGGTTCCTGGACATTGAAGAAAATGAGACCTGCGGCAAGTTTCTGCGGAGGTATTTCATCCTGGACACCCAGGCCAACTGCCTCCTGTGGTACATGGACAACCCCCAG AACCTGGCCATCGGTGCGGGAGCTGTGGGATCTCTGCAGCTGACCTACATCTCCAAG GTTAGCATCGCCACCCCAAAACAGAAGCCGAAAACCCCGTTCTGCTTTG TTATCAATGCTCTGTCTCAGCGCTATTTCTTACAAGCCAGCGATCAGAAGGACCTGCAGGACTGGGTGGAGGCGCTGAACCGGGCCAGTAAGATCACG GTGCCAAAGGGTGGCAGCGTCCCACCGGCCGCGGAGATCGCAAAGCCTCCGGTGGTGCCCCAGGCCCAGGAGAGGAAGCCCCAGGTGGCCTATAAAACCGAGATCATCGGGGGGGTGGTGGTCCACACGCCCATCTCCATCAACCAG AACgggggggacggaggggagggCAGCGACGTGGCCGCCCACCCGCTGCTGCGGCGCTCACAGAGCTACATCCCCACCTCGGCTGCCAAGCCGCCTGCCGGGCCACCTGTCCTCAAGAGTGGCTACTGCGTGAAGCAGGGGAACGTG AGGAAGAGCTGGAAGCGCCGGTACTTCGTTCTGGACGAGTTTTCCATCAGTTACTACAAGTGCGAGCAG GACAAGGAGCCCCTGCGTTCGATTCTCCTGAGGGACGTCTGCAAGACCCACGAGTGCCTGGTCAAGTCTGG CGACCTCCTGATGCGGGACAACCTCTTTGAAATCATAACGAGCTCCAGAACCTTCTACATCcag GCAGACAGCCCCGAGGACATGCGCAGCTGGATCCGGGCCATCACGGGGGCAGTCCAGGCCCTGAAAACCCGCCCCAGG GAAATCTCCTTCATGAGATCCTCCTCCGTGGTGAAGCcggggggctcggcagccccctcccagccgAGGCACGGGGAAGAGAGGCGAGCGCTCTGCAAagccccctccacctcctcctggcagccctggaCGCCGGTGCCGCCGGCGGAGGGCAAGCAGCCGGCGCCGGAGGAGTCGCCCGCGCCGCTGAGGGACTCGCTGTTCCTGCCGGCCTTCGCCGAGCGCGACGCCGGAGCTGCGCCGGGCAAGCGCCTGCGGCACAAGTCGGAGCCGCAGCATCTCAAGGAGAAGCCGTTCGCCTTCGACCTGGACGATGAAAGCATCCGGACCTCCGACGTCTGA